The Branchiostoma floridae strain S238N-H82 chromosome 3, Bfl_VNyyK, whole genome shotgun sequence genomic sequence TGACCTTTGTTTTCCACTCTAGAATACTAAACAAGCAACATTTGTCTTGCAGGTGAAACATATGAGGAGTGAGACCATTTGCCTCAAAATCTTTTGGGTCATCAGGAAACCACATCAAGCCGAATATCTGACATGAACAACTATTTAACAGATATGTTGTAGAACTTCAGATTCGTCATATGCCAGAAGAGCTGGGGACAAATTTGAACAGACCCTTCTCTAGCAATACCATGACACAACAATTTGGACGAGAGACGCAGTTCTACCACCCGTTTGCAATAGGGGTGTCTCGTGAGCACGTATATGTTGCAGATCGGGCAGGGAGAGGCCGTGTTCAATGCTTCACCTTCCGTGGGGAGTTTGTGAGCTACTTTGACTTGAGGTTTAAGAAGGAAGAGGACAGTGAGGCGATCAACGGAATTGATGGACACGAGGAGGATGAAACGCATGAGGATGAGATGGAAGTGACTGATCTGGAGACATGGAGACAGCTAGAGCTAGAGGTGGAAAGTGGTGCGCTGATTGTCGACGGCAAGGGCAAAGTTGTGTTTGTGGGACGCGGAAAACCGTGTGGAATGGAGGAGTACACCAGCATGGAATGCACACCTGTAATCTATGCTCACAATCCTGCCACCGAGCAGGCAACGATCACCCAGATCACTGGCGTGATTGTTAGTAAAATCGAGGATGCACGACTTCTTCCTAATGGCTGCATTGCACTTGCTGATCAGAATCAAGTTCATCTCTTAGACCCAGCGGGGTGTATCATGTCGAGTTTAGACTTGTACCATCCAGAGGTGTTTCCCGAGAATGCATcagagacatgtacatgtggcaaTGACACAGGCCAAGGATCCTTCATACGCTATCCCGTACGTTTCACGGCATGCAAGCAAGACCAGTGCATTCTGCTACCCGTGTCGATTACAAAGTATGGCGAGATCAAAGTCCTGGATTGCAGGAAACAGACGGTTTGTTTCCAGTTTGGTTCCCTCGGATTCTGCGACGGACAGTTCAACGGAACGGCAAATTGCAGCGGACCTTACAACTATCCCCGCGACTTGTGTGTGGACATTTGGGGACGGATCCTGGTTAGTGACTATGGTAACTGCCGCATACACATGTTTGACAGAGAGGGGAGGTTCATTAAGCATGTTGTGACAAAAGGGAGCGGACTGCACACGCCCATAGCAGTCAGAACTTCCCGCGACAGTAGGGTGGTGGTGCTCAATGCTGCTCCTCCTTATGTTCAAATTTTCCCCTACGAACCTTAACAAATAGATGTGCTGTGTGAAAGGGACCAAGTGCTCTTCTATTGTCTGTGCAATTGTCTGTCTGTGCAATTGTTACAAAATCAGGCCCCTCCTTTTCACGTTGAAGAAGGACAGACAGCCacgtaataagatacaccaaataatagtgactggatatgatttgccAATGTCTTGTAAAGGCaatttcttacttttgtttcataTTGGACTATAATAACTTTGTTCCCACCTTACACATTGATTTGTAGTAATAAAACCTGCTCTTTGACAGATCTGCTAAGTGTGTCACTGGCGAAAGGTATAGTGGATAAAACGTCTGTTCtaaaataatatccagttgcttgtgtaattGCTATTTGTCAGTTCCTCCTGTGATTATAATCTCATCCCTTCAGCAACTGTATTACGCAATGTAGATTACATGTGAAAAAGGCTTCCCTGGCAGTGATCATTAGAAGTTTAAGGGACGGCCCCCTGCTCACCTGGCTGTGATGTTCACCTGCTCACACCTGTCCAAGTCTACGATGTATTTGGGAGGCACGATGATGACCTCGAACTTGGGCAGAActtaaaggaaagaaaattctTTACATCTAGTGGaaatatgtaacattacatgtacgaTTCACAAAGTTTTTCTCAGAATAACCAAGAAGCTTtaaagaagctccatcttaagattggaaatttccgtttttcccattttgaaatgtgctaatattttcaatataaaagcacttggtgcaaagtctttacatatgattgacaagtatgatgcacagttgtgaaatatgataataactttcatgaatattcattttgaaaattttcttcctgcaggaattcctgcaggaattcctgcaggaagcgtttttcctgcaggaatgctgcaggcattcctgcagaaattcctgcaggagaaaggtaaattcctgcaggaagaatgtttcctgcaggaatttctgcaggaatggccttataattcatatctaaatcaatgacacaaggttgctgtaaaacctaggttaggtcagtgagatcagagaattctaaactccttggtgatctacaaggtagttaaacctctttgggtaaactttagtcttctatgcagtgttaatatactgacctgttctatacaccagtggaggcactgaataaggcagctacatgtaccattcacttcagtctctaattacctgtcattataaatcaatacacgcatttttgttgctggctttaaacaccttcatctaggtgcaaaggagattatataatgacttctctaaagataggtgagaaaggggaggggaggtgataatatcacactcttgtgataaaaaggcctttgtcccaatctcaaggattttagagcatgtaaagagttccagatgaggacagggtgttgttctgattgatcaatgttctgtgatctgatctgatctggtgacggttgattattattttctattgggcacttagaacttcattaaacacagctgtccagtaggtatcaaaaacctaataaataagattcatttagcaccagtgtttaatgaatttctaggtgtccacgcacccggctcgcgacacttctaatattgtgttacagtgtcataactaacataaaatatgactggtgaatgccacctggctatatgctaataaaggatcaatgttttaccctgaGGGGTGCATCATGAGATAAAGCCGCCAGTGGTTGGTTTCTGTAACCCAAACACCAGCTATCAGCATGGCAAACAAGGCGGttcatgtcatctacttttccaccaactgaatgtatcatttgatttactacagtttagaattcagtaaatagttactggaagttccgaaaataatttcatcaggttggcactgataataggataaaggtttttacacaacatgtaactaaaagtactgtactttcattgtacagtacttttcttatggactccaatgattatcctattagggcaccctacccttacagtacatgtgcaatttacaataattgaatttatacttttaagggaagcttaggcctgtcatgaaatttatgaattttgtgtttatgttcctgacttgcacctacatgtacaatcaaattggcttagatactaataaaccctaagtggtgatgttaaagaattaaagaaaaaaatgaaagaagtaaccatgcccaagcttctgtacttctgaaaactatgagtagccactgaaggaaatgcattttcttgaagtgaagttcattcataggtcagttatttctaatgccaggcatctccagcaacagtcaataaaactaggaaaacaaaacaataaaaaatgcctccattatatatctgttttatatacatagttaaagtcaagtctgaaacatctaatgaaatctaatgcattgtttaacagtttcaaaacaaaattaaatgcataaaaaatgcttcctgtcattgtcaaggccattcctgcagaaattcctgcaggaaacattcttcctgcaggaatttacctttctcctgcaggaatttctgcaggaatgcctgcagcattcctgcaggaaaaacgcttcctgcaggaattcctgcaggaaaaacgcttcctgcaggaattcctgcaggaattcctgcaggaagaaaattttcaaaatgaatattcatgaaagttattatcatatttcacaactgtacatcatacttgtcaatcatatgtaaagactttgcaccaagtgcttttatattgaaaatattagcacatttcaaaatgggaaaaacggaattccaatcttaagatggagcttcttttTATCAGGTAAAGGTTCTTTGGAACATTACAGACAGAAAGTGGCTGATGGGAATGTTCGAAAAGGGTATAAAATGATATTCACCAACAAGTAAGGAAGACGTTTAATACTCCATAAATTACTACTAATTAATTCAATAATAATTTATTACTTTATTGTCTGCTTAATCATGAGAAAAGACAAGGGATGTACAACGTGTCCTGATTTGTACAGAAGAATTAAGACAATGCCTGTGGAAAATGCTGGAACAATGGCCAgaatgtacatttgatattggttatatacatataaatatgaTAATGGTTATATATAAGATTTATGATAATGGATATGTCATCAAATCATATGAGTACCACAAACTATCTGCTCAGTAGTGCCATACATACCATATTTCTGAATACTGAATGTTTTGTTGTACGTCTGTCTCTGCACCTCCACAAAAATGGTCCAGTCCCCCAGAATGGGCTGGTCCGAAATGGGGAAACTCATGTTCACCACCCCTGCAAAAATGGGACAGTCCAAATTGCATCCACATCCACAATGCATTtttactctacaagcagaggtttgtcTTGCTTTTTATTGGTTAATTTTCACTTAAATATGTGATGCCTAATATGTTTCGAATATAAGATAGAGTTAAGtactatatatatttgttttacCTTAAGAAATGTCAGAAATGTGTCATTGTGGAAGGAAGTAACATGGGTAACATTTAATTCTCAGTTAATAATCATAGCCCATGCAAAAAAAGTGTAATTTGTACAAGCAATAAAGCAATGTTGCAAAACTGTTTATAGTCAATACATTTATGATCAATAAAAACAATCTCCAAAAACTGATTTTTGTGATTCTGCTCTTGTTGACTAACTGTCCAATACAATGTTCaataaatgcagaaatcttCAGTCAcaggttttatgttcacagtacTCATGGTAACACctttactgcaaacttaaaaccactacaAAAATCCCTTTTCTCACCTCTGCCCACCTAAACCTTAAATGTTTCAGACATGaccttaaaaccatcgcaaacagtCCATTTTCTCCCTGCTGTGAGACTAAATCTATTCAATCTTACATAGAGTTACAGTAGCTTATTTGTAAGCTGGCTGACATGTATATTAGGTACATCTGTGCAAGAAAAATGGTAGCAACTTTCATCTCAACTTGAGCACTGTGATATCTGCCAGTAAAGATTACACTGACAGCTGTATCAGAAGATGAAACCGTGTGTTGTGATCGAAATGAAGGACTGttaaacaactacatgtagaccATAAGTGGTGTAAAACCATTGAACTAGGCAGTTTAAAATTACAGGGAAATATTCAGAATATCTAGAGCAGATCTCTAGATATTCTGCCAATAATCTCTTGAATTAGAGGCTAGGCagtacgaaagaagaagaagatctaGAGCTCACCACAGCAAACTGGCTTTAGGTCCCTCCACTGGATCATTTTTGACCCTCGTGGATCCTGATTAAAAACAAAGACAGATTTTAAAattgaaatcagaaaaaaaaagaaaaaaaaatgaacatcagGCTGATCAAAGTCTAAACAACCTTTGTGAAAGTAAATCAGAAAATATTCAATCTGCaaaaatttatttgcaaaaaacataccattgATATCTGCTAGCTATCAAAGATATATAAACATTTATCATACTTCGTGTTATATACAATTAGACATTCagaaaaggtgtctttttcaCAACTTTGCAAAACTAAACTTAGTCGGAAAACGTATTCAAAAACCTTTGAATCATATTGCTTTAATTATCAAAttcatcaaaacaaacaatttcttACACTTTATGTTGATTAATTTATCACACACAATATGCCTGAGAGATACAAATTGTATGTACTTCTCTACTGGTAATACAGTAAGGACCTCTATCAGTCCAACTCAGTACTGCAACAACAGGCCATTCGATACCATACACATTGTAGTCTCAATACTCACCGTTATGTATGCCTCCATCTAAAGACGAAAGGAAAGTGAACAAGTTCAGTAACTGAGGGAAATGACAAGAGTTACTTACATGATAGAGGTGTCAGCATGTTAATGCTAATATGATTTGTTTTCTACGTCAATTTTAAACTATCAATTCATCGTTATGGTGAAAAAATAAACGAGGAAGAAAAGTTGCTCTTAAGTTAGAACCCACACAGTTAGagtcttgattttttaaaaatcatttacatgtaacgttacataacattAATTAGAAAAACCCAGACAGTTGACGAAAGTGTGTGAAagtttatataacgttacagatcaTGGAACAAATTTACCAGTCAGAAGTGTACTAACCCCAGCGTCCAGTGGCCGCAGGTTTGGGGTTGTTGTAATCACGTTGATAAAAGCTGTAGGGATAGAAGAAGACATGTACACTTTTAGCGCAATGATCTACATTAGCAATAAGCAACGCTCGTGCACATAATAGCTTTCACACATGTTGAAGTTGACTTGAACTGGATACGTGCATGTGTCATCATCTTCGAGATACGCAGCGTGTTCCACCTCGCTCGAATGGAGTCTTTTCTTCTGTATCCTTCCTCCTACGACAATGCATGGTTCATTGTCTTCGGCCATAGTCACAGGGATTTGCTTAAAATCAAAACATTGACGGAGAAATCCAGAAATGCAGAAATGGCGCGCAAGTCAGTAAGTTCTGACTTTTGACCTTTGATCTAGAAGTACGGAGTCATCTCATCCAAATAACATCACAATAAGACCGCTTATCTGGCAAGCAACCGAGTAGCACACGTTTTCCCCGTTGCTTAAATTGTACACTTGGATAGTAGCTGATGTAGTCTTCTGTAACAATTTGGAGTATATCCCTTTTCAACGTTTCTCTTATCTGGCTTTCTACCTCCAAGCTTTCTACCTTCCGAAAATTGGCCTTTGACCCGATGTGATCGTCATATTATCTGTATCAAATCACATCGCGTCCGCGAATCTCACATTACCGGAAAATTGTCCCTCGGATGACTCCAGTATGTTTTGTTGAGGAAGTCAGACATTCAATACCATACTATACTGTATCATCAACTCATGGACACTATTTATTCTCACATCCTCGTGTTAGGTTCGTGGATACAACTTCACAAAAACTTAATTAACACTACAACCGGCCATGTGCTCGGCCGGAGCTGTGATTACCCGATCGTCTGTCACGATTTCGACAAAGTCCAGTTTGTTTTGAAGTGGTGCTAAACATCTCAATCTAGGCACCGGTACACAACATGCTAACTTGTAAACTAAGGAACCACTTGAGAGACAAGAGGCCTCTGTGCGATACTTCATGTTGACAAGACTCTCAACACGATGTTTATGTGTTTGATAAGAACAGGCGTGTCTATAATGCACGAGAACAAATGCCATTTGCCTTTCCTTCCAAGTAAGGGCACTGGTTCGGCTCCATGTATGTTATATTATATTGGACATCTTTTTATGTTAAAGTTTAACCAAGTGCGATTATGTTACGATAATCATGATGTCCTTGCGTGTTTTATGAAACCATAGGTTCCGCCAACTTCGAAACTCGGACAACTTCTAGTATGCTGTTTTTTCCTGAGTTCGTTCTGTCTACACGGAGTGGTAGTTAAGTTTACTTTGCTCTTAAATGTATTTTTGCTTTAATATATGACAAGTCcgtatttttttatgtatttcattttggGCAACGGGCCAGAACatttgacatcatcatcatcatcagttcaCCGTATTTCAGTGTTCACTGATGCGGGCCGTCATTGCTCCACATATTTGAACCATGCAGTgatttttgatttgtttgtacGATTTTATTTCATGATTTTAGACTACAGTGTGGTCATGTCAGATGTCGGATGAAATGTCAATGACACTGGTAACGTTTCCCACCACCCCTGAGATAAAAGAAACGGCGGGATATTTGCGCAGGCGTGTTTATCAACAACAGAAGTACGTTGTAAACGTCCGGGCAGTGGTAGGAACTTGAGATTTCTGACTCAGTGGCGTGACTTGCCGTCTTATCTAAACTTGACCAGTTGAGCATCAGAAACAAGCTACCGACACAAAAATATGCATGACTTACATGGAGAGATTTGAGTCAAATTTCTATCTTGACTCCCCCAAATATATAATTTAGTCAAATTTTATATTGACCTAAAATTTAGAAGGTGGCATATTTGTGAAAAACAAGTGCACATTGTGCTGTACAAAGCACAGTACATGTCATAGTAGAGACTGCAATCCGGTATAATCGCAGTGCCGCGAGAAATCC encodes the following:
- the LOC118410831 gene encoding uncharacterized protein LOC118410831, translated to MPEELGTNLNRPFSSNTMTQQFGRETQFYHPFAIGVSREHVYVADRAGRGRVQCFTFRGEFVSYFDLRFKKEEDSEAINGIDGHEEDETHEDEMEVTDLETWRQLELEVESGALIVDGKGKVVFVGRGKPCGMEEYTSMECTPVIYAHNPATEQATITQITGVIVSKIEDARLLPNGCIALADQNQVHLLDPAGCIMSSLDLYHPEVFPENASETCTCGNDTGQGSFIRYPVRFTACKQDQCILLPVSITKYGEIKVLDCRKQTVCFQFGSLGFCDGQFNGTANCSGPYNYPRDLCVDIWGRILVSDYGNCRIHMFDREGRFIKHVVTKGSGLHTPIAVRTSRDSRVVVLNAAPPYVQIFPYEP